One stretch of Thalassovita sp. DNA includes these proteins:
- the mobB gene encoding molybdopterin-guanine dinucleotide biosynthesis protein B produces MKLYGVTGWKNCGKTGLMERLVAEITARGFKVSTVKHAHHTFDVDQPGRDSYRHRTAGASEVLLVSGKRWALMHELREEAEPPLAELLTKLSDVDLVLIEGYKSEPHPKIEAHRAAAGQALIAPNDASIRAVASDQPASAHADLQRPIFDLNDHAAIATFILTETGLTQDAAEIA; encoded by the coding sequence GTGAAGCTTTACGGCGTCACCGGATGGAAGAACTGCGGCAAGACCGGGCTGATGGAACGGCTGGTTGCAGAAATCACCGCGCGCGGGTTCAAAGTGTCGACCGTGAAACACGCCCATCACACCTTCGACGTGGATCAGCCCGGGCGGGACAGCTACCGCCACCGCACGGCCGGCGCGTCTGAGGTGCTGCTGGTTTCAGGCAAACGCTGGGCCTTGATGCATGAGTTGCGCGAGGAGGCAGAGCCGCCGCTGGCGGAGTTGTTGACGAAGCTCTCTGACGTGGATCTGGTGCTGATTGAGGGCTACAAAAGCGAACCGCACCCCAAGATTGAGGCCCATCGCGCCGCCGCCGGACAGGCACTGATTGCCCCAAATGATGCAAGCATCCGCGCGGTGGCCTCCGACCAACCCGCCAGCGCTCATGCGGATCTGCAGCGCCCGATCTTTGACCTCAATGACCACGCGGCGATTGCCACATTCATATTGACCGAAACAGGATTGACCCAAGATGCCGCCGAGATTGCGTAA